From the Cryptomeria japonica chromosome 2, Sugi_1.0, whole genome shotgun sequence genome, one window contains:
- the LOC131056846 gene encoding RING-H2 finger protein ATL64, which translates to MNLGMAFNGDDDYDPKAFPAFGIILLGISLVLLALLLLIVCVTAKETCVKRRRQSFSRPNSSIELVVDDQDSRLEKTVVESFPVFVYQCKNEEENGLECAVCLSEFEEEEKGRILPACKHRFHVDCIDMWFDSHSTCPLCRTDAQVDTSNLICPVCRSGAQADPPSTGEHVVITLVGETSGSAADQVACEQMV; encoded by the coding sequence ATGAATTTGGGCATGGCTTTCAACGGAGATGACGATTACGATCCCAAGGCTTTTCCTGCATTCGGGATTATATTGCTTGGCATCTCCCTCGTACTCCTCGCGCTTCTGCTTCTCATTGTTTGTGTCACTGCCAAAGAAACCTGCGTAAAACGTCGACGCCAATCATTTTCTCGACCCAACTCGTCGATTGAACTGGTAGTCGACGATCAGGACTCCCGCCTGGAAAAAACAGTCGTCGAAAGTTTCCCTGTGTTTGTGTATCAGTGTAAGAATGAGGAGGAAAACGGGCTGGAATGTGCGGTTTGTTTGAGTGAGTTTGAAGAGGAAGAGAAGGGAAGAATTCTGCCTGCGTGTAAGCATAGATTCCATGTCGACTGCATCGATATGTGGTTCGACTCTCATTCGACCTGTCCTCTCTGTCGAACTGATGCTCAGGTCGACACGTCGAATTTGATCTGCCCTGTCTGTCGAAGTGGCGCTCAAGCCGACCCGCCGTCGACAGGTGAGCACGTCGTGATTACGTTGGTCGGCGAGACGTCTGGATCTGCAGCAGATCAAGTAGCTTGTGAACAGATGGTTTGA